CGTACGTCGAGACAGGCCAGCCGTGCTGTGTGTCGGCGTGGAGGGTCGCACAGGGCTTGCATCGGGCGTCGCCGAACCTCTTCGGCCATTCTGTGCATTGTGGTGATCTCGACAAGTGAGTCTAGCTGAGCAGTTCGAATCGACGTATCGATCGACGCCCGTGATCTTTCGTGCTCCTGGCCGCGTCAATCTCATCGGCGAGCACACCGACTACAACGACGGGTTCGTGATGCCCGCCGCCATCGATCTCGAGACGCGTGTCGCGGTAGCCCCCCGTGAAGACCGCCAGGTCGTGCTCTGCTCGCAGACTGTGGGTGACGCGCCGCTGCGCTTCGACCTCGACGCGCTTCCCGAACGTGGCCAGGGTCAATGGACCGACTACTTCCTCGGCGTGGCGGTGATGCTTCGAGAGCGCGGCGTTGATCTGCGAGGGGTCGATGTCATGATCTCGTCGACGGTGCCGCTGGGATCAGGACTGAGCTCGTCAGCGGCCCTCGAGGTGGGTGCGGCACACGCGCTGCTGCACGTGGCAGGTCGCCAGACGTCGGCGCTCGAGATCGCCCGCCTCTGTCAGCAGGCGGAGAACCGCTTCGTGGGGGTTCCCTGCGGCATCATGGATCAGTACGCATCGGCGCTCGGACAAGCCGGGCATGCGCTGCTCATCGATTGTCGCGACCTGACTGCCGAGCCGGTGCCCATCCCCTCAGGGGTTCAGGTCGTGATCTGCAACAGCCAGGTGCGCCACGCGCTGGGGAACGGTGAGTACGCGGCACGTCGGCGCGAGTGCGAGCAGGGCGTGGCTGTTCTGAAGACGTGGCATCCTCACATTCGCGCGTTGCGCGATGTCGAGATGTGGCAGCTCGACGAGCATCGCGCTGATCTCGATCCGGTCGTGTATCGCCGGTGTCGTCACGTGATTGGTGAGAACGATCGCGTTGCTGCGGCGGTCGATGCCCTGCGTGCAGGGCACGACGAGCTCTTCGGTGCGCTGCTGTGCGCTTCACACGACAGCCTGCGTGACGATTACGAGGTGAGCTGTCGCGAGCTCGACGTGCTCGTCGAGCTTGCCCTCGAGGTCGACGGGGTGCTCGGTTCGCGCATGACGGGGGGCGGGTTTGGCGGGTGCACCGTGTCGCTGGTGCGCGACGAGGCGGTGGCGCACTTCTCAGCGTACATTCAGCGTGAGTACCGCAAGGCGTGTGGCCGTGAGCCCTGGATCCATGCCTGCCGCCTCTCGGCGGGTGCGGGCGCGCTGGGGCGTTTGTGACGATTTGAGCAGAACGGTGATTGAAGAGGTGGCGCTCGGTGTCGACGTGGGTGAGCTGCGACGCAAGGGCTTTGACCTTGTGGCGCTCGATCGTGCGCGACGGATCGTGTTTCGTGCGACGAGGGTCGGTCTGGAAGACGCGCGCCGCATCATCTGCGACGAGATCAAGCCCCAGGTGGTGTGCATCGATGCGCCCACGGTCTGGGCGGTCGGGCCGGGTCAGCGCCGCGCCGCCGAGCAGGCCTTGGGAAGGCTGGGCATTCGTCTCTTCGCAACGCCGTGCGAAGCTCGGGCTGTGGGGTTTCATCAGTGGATGCGCGACGGTCTCGCGCTCTACGACGCGCTGTCTGGGAGTTATCGCCGCTATGATGGGGGTGCGGTGAACGGTGCGATGGCCGAGGTCTTTCCTCACGCGT
This portion of the Pseudomonadota bacterium genome encodes:
- the galK gene encoding galactokinase, giving the protein MSLAEQFESTYRSTPVIFRAPGRVNLIGEHTDYNDGFVMPAAIDLETRVAVAPREDRQVVLCSQTVGDAPLRFDLDALPERGQGQWTDYFLGVAVMLRERGVDLRGVDVMISSTVPLGSGLSSSAALEVGAAHALLHVAGRQTSALEIARLCQQAENRFVGVPCGIMDQYASALGQAGHALLIDCRDLTAEPVPIPSGVQVVICNSQVRHALGNGEYAARRRECEQGVAVLKTWHPHIRALRDVEMWQLDEHRADLDPVVYRRCRHVIGENDRVAAAVDALRAGHDELFGALLCASHDSLRDDYEVSCRELDVLVELALEVDGVLGSRMTGGGFGGCTVSLVRDEAVAHFSAYIQREYRKACGREPWIHACRLSAGAGALGRL
- a CDS encoding DUF429 domain-containing protein — its product is MPAASRRVRARWGVCDDLSRTVIEEVALGVDVGELRRKGFDLVALDRARRIVFRATRVGLEDARRIICDEIKPQVVCIDAPTVWAVGPGQRRAAEQALGRLGIRLFATPCEARAVGFHQWMRDGLALYDALSGSYRRYDGGAVNGAMAEVFPHACAVALLGFIPPLREKRSIRRNLLERHGVDVSLLSSQDQVDAALAALAGVIALEDGHSAAGEGIDTMLLPARPLPARFEARP